The following proteins are co-located in the Microbacterium immunditiarum genome:
- a CDS encoding ABC transporter permease, translated as MRAITQRALHLFAVLVVATFATFSLVDLIPGDAAEIVAGEGATEDQVDAVRERLGLNQPMLVRYGAWILNVLQGDLGRSYVTNQSVADTLLARFPVSLEIALVSQAIALAIAIPWALYSAYRENGWFDRIGGVLGFGGLATPSFVLGLVLIYIFAGGVLSIFPATGYVSFDEDPLRNLWSIALPVMCLVPAEAAVYRQVLRSDAISTLRENFVLMAKSKGLPPGQVLRGHVLRPSSLSLITIAGVSIGGVIGGTVIVETMFAVPGMGALLAQSVNERDFMMLQGALLVICVVYVVVNLLVDVGYILLDPRARNS; from the coding sequence ATGAGAGCGATTACTCAGCGAGCCCTACACCTCTTCGCGGTCCTCGTCGTGGCCACGTTCGCCACTTTCTCCTTGGTTGATCTCATTCCGGGAGACGCCGCGGAGATCGTGGCGGGCGAGGGCGCGACCGAGGACCAAGTGGACGCGGTCCGGGAGCGTCTCGGCTTGAACCAACCCATGTTGGTCCGCTATGGGGCGTGGATACTCAATGTCCTTCAGGGCGATCTCGGGAGGTCTTACGTCACCAATCAGTCGGTGGCCGACACGCTGCTCGCCCGATTCCCGGTCTCCTTGGAGATCGCTTTGGTCTCGCAGGCGATCGCGTTGGCGATAGCGATTCCCTGGGCGCTGTACTCCGCGTACCGCGAGAACGGGTGGTTCGACCGGATTGGTGGGGTCCTCGGATTCGGAGGCCTCGCGACTCCGAGCTTCGTTCTCGGGCTGGTGCTCATCTACATCTTCGCCGGAGGTGTGCTCTCGATATTTCCGGCGACGGGTTACGTGAGTTTCGACGAGGATCCCTTGCGGAACTTGTGGAGCATCGCGCTGCCGGTGATGTGTCTTGTGCCCGCTGAAGCGGCCGTGTACCGACAGGTGCTGAGGTCCGACGCCATATCGACCCTCCGGGAGAACTTCGTGCTGATGGCGAAATCGAAGGGCCTCCCCCCGGGCCAAGTCCTGCGCGGGCACGTGCTGCGACCGTCATCTCTCTCGTTGATCACCATCGCAGGGGTGAGCATCGGTGGAGTCATCGGTGGCACCGTGATCGTGGAGACGATGTTCGCGGTGCCGGGAATGGGGGCTCTTCTCGCACAGTCCGTCAATGAACGGGACTTCATGATGCTGCAGGGCGCGCTCCTGGTGATCTGCGTCGTGTACGTCGTCGTCAACCTGCTGGTCGATGTGGGATATATCCTCCTGGACCCGAGAGCGCGGAACTCATGA
- a CDS encoding ABC transporter permease — protein sequence MTTTNRALSRSDIPLGAETDVARKRRFHRRGWRLSKRPDPVLVIAIVWLSALIFAGVFADVLPIANPTLPDYDNLGGPPSLAHPLGGDYLGRDILSRAIYGARVDLVLGFFAVLISVLVGSTLGVIAGYRGGHFGRVVMVMTDVILAFPALVFIIAIVAVFGSSLLILILALGLLGIPSFIRISRAHTMVLRKREFVMAARAYGAKPVRIVLREIVPSLVLPIAAYAFVIIGVFIVAAGALSFLGLGVPPPTPTWGSMIAEGRADLITHPHAALMPAAVMFMTVLSANIIGQHLQGRVDIRETVL from the coding sequence ATGACAACAACCAATCGAGCGCTGAGCCGGTCGGACATCCCCCTGGGTGCGGAGACGGATGTCGCTCGCAAGAGGCGGTTCCATCGGCGGGGATGGCGCCTGTCGAAGCGGCCGGACCCGGTCCTCGTCATCGCGATCGTCTGGCTGTCCGCGCTGATATTCGCCGGCGTCTTCGCGGACGTGCTGCCGATCGCGAATCCGACTCTTCCTGACTATGACAATCTGGGCGGACCGCCGTCGCTCGCACATCCTCTCGGCGGGGACTATCTGGGGCGTGACATCCTCTCCCGGGCCATCTACGGGGCCCGCGTCGATCTGGTGCTGGGCTTCTTCGCAGTCCTGATCAGTGTTCTTGTAGGGAGCACCCTCGGAGTGATCGCCGGATACCGCGGAGGGCACTTCGGGCGAGTGGTGATGGTCATGACCGACGTGATCCTGGCCTTTCCTGCGCTGGTTTTCATCATCGCGATCGTCGCCGTGTTCGGCTCCAGCCTCCTCATCTTGATCCTGGCGTTGGGCTTGCTGGGCATCCCGAGCTTCATCCGGATCTCGCGGGCCCACACCATGGTGCTGCGCAAGCGGGAGTTCGTCATGGCTGCGCGCGCATACGGCGCCAAGCCGGTGCGCATCGTCCTGCGAGAAATCGTCCCCAGCCTGGTGCTGCCGATCGCGGCGTATGCGTTCGTGATCATCGGCGTGTTCATCGTCGCGGCCGGCGCGCTGAGTTTCCTCGGCTTGGGAGTGCCGCCTCCGACACCGACGTGGGGAAGCATGATCGCCGAGGGAAGGGCCGACCTGATCACCCATCCCCACGCCGCACTCATGCCTGCCGCGGTGATGTTCATGACCGTGCTATCGGCGAACATCATCGGCCAGCATCTGCAGGGCCGGGTCGATATTAGGGAGACAGTTCTGTGA
- a CDS encoding oligopeptide/dipeptide ABC transporter ATP-binding protein, producing MSDDMKTGSMLLHADDVSVRFTTGRGTITAVDGASFSLAHGEGLGIVGETGSGKTILTRRVMGLVGPGRNTVLSGKVTMDGTELTRLSPKKLRDYWGREIAVILQDPMTSLNPVRRVGSQLMESVRYRRRLSRNEARKLAIELFRSVGLPDAERQLRRFPHELSGGMRQRVAIAIALASEPRVLLADEPTTALDVTVAARILDLLSRKQLEAGMAMILVSHDLRAVRGRTDRVIVMYAGQIVESAPTSVLFADPKVPYSRALLDSVPPRSGPNHVRLQAVPGKPPDPINPPRGCRFSPRCPYAQEKCVAEAPPLTATKEGDRLYRCWFPLGTPEGEKARKVNLERGRTATGLALVPVEGVYH from the coding sequence GTGAGCGACGACATGAAGACCGGTTCGATGCTCCTTCACGCCGATGACGTCTCTGTTCGATTCACGACGGGGAGAGGCACGATCACGGCCGTCGACGGTGCCTCTTTCTCTCTTGCGCACGGAGAAGGCCTGGGAATTGTCGGCGAGACGGGTTCGGGAAAGACCATTCTCACCCGCAGGGTCATGGGGCTGGTGGGGCCGGGCCGCAATACCGTCCTCTCTGGAAAAGTCACGATGGACGGCACAGAGCTGACGCGATTGAGCCCGAAGAAGCTGAGGGACTACTGGGGCAGAGAGATCGCAGTGATTCTGCAGGACCCGATGACGTCGCTGAACCCGGTCAGGCGGGTCGGCAGTCAACTCATGGAGTCCGTGCGATATCGCCGCCGGTTGAGCCGAAACGAGGCGCGCAAGCTCGCGATCGAGTTGTTCCGCTCGGTAGGCCTTCCTGACGCGGAGCGTCAGCTCCGCAGGTTCCCGCACGAGCTGTCCGGCGGAATGAGACAGAGGGTCGCCATCGCCATCGCGCTCGCATCCGAGCCCCGTGTCCTTCTGGCCGACGAGCCGACGACCGCACTGGACGTCACGGTTGCCGCCAGGATCCTCGACCTGCTCAGCAGAAAGCAGCTTGAGGCGGGGATGGCGATGATCCTGGTGAGCCACGATCTCCGGGCGGTCCGCGGACGCACTGACCGGGTCATCGTCATGTATGCAGGGCAAATCGTCGAGTCCGCGCCGACCTCGGTGCTGTTCGCCGATCCCAAGGTCCCCTACAGCCGTGCCCTGCTGGACTCCGTGCCGCCTCGCTCCGGCCCGAACCACGTCCGGCTCCAGGCTGTTCCCGGAAAGCCGCCGGACCCGATCAACCCCCCTCGAGGCTGTCGGTTCAGCCCGAGATGTCCCTACGCACAGGAGAAGTGCGTGGCCGAGGCGCCGCCATTGACGGCGACGAAGGAAGGCGACCGCCTCTACCGATGCTGGTTCCCGCTCGGGACCCCCGAGGGGGAGAAGGCGCGCAAGGTCAATCTGGAACGAGGGAGGACGGCGACTGGGCTCGCGCTCGTCCCGGTCGAGGGGGTGTACCACTGA
- a CDS encoding ABC transporter ATP-binding protein produces the protein MQVKDLVVEFNVGRGRTVHAVSNISFDIARGETLGLVGESGCGKSTTARAIAGLLKSKSGSITFEGQELTSLAPAQLRSIRPRMQVVFQDPISSLNPRRRVRDIVGDPLQVWGRKDPGGELVSRSLEAVGLDPDLVGDRLAHQLSGGQCQRVSIARALILSPELLICDEPVSALDVSVQAQVLNLLEDLKSKFGLTMVFVSHDLGVVRNVTDRTAVMYLGKLCEILPSVELFHFPMHPYTVLLASASDDSSDSAGIEVKTDEMPSAMAPPGGCRFRTRCPFASSICAEEEPMFRELGPGHFVACHHPVTMPRTIPVRAAEAVAS, from the coding sequence TTGCAGGTCAAGGACCTGGTGGTGGAGTTCAACGTCGGGCGGGGCCGGACGGTCCACGCGGTGTCCAACATCAGCTTCGACATCGCTCGGGGAGAGACCCTGGGACTCGTCGGCGAGTCAGGTTGCGGCAAATCGACGACGGCCCGGGCGATCGCCGGGCTCCTCAAATCGAAGTCCGGTTCGATCACCTTCGAAGGGCAAGAGCTGACGAGTCTGGCGCCCGCGCAGCTGCGATCGATCCGGCCTCGTATGCAGGTCGTGTTTCAGGACCCGATCTCCTCGCTGAACCCGAGGAGGCGAGTGAGGGACATCGTCGGGGACCCCCTTCAGGTGTGGGGAAGGAAGGACCCGGGAGGCGAGCTGGTGTCCCGCTCCCTCGAAGCAGTCGGCCTGGATCCCGATCTCGTCGGGGATCGTCTGGCACATCAGCTCTCGGGCGGACAGTGCCAGAGGGTATCGATCGCGCGCGCGCTCATCCTGTCGCCGGAGCTCCTGATCTGCGACGAGCCCGTCTCCGCCTTGGACGTGTCGGTGCAGGCGCAGGTGCTCAACCTGCTCGAGGACCTCAAGTCGAAGTTTGGACTCACGATGGTTTTCGTCTCCCACGACCTGGGCGTCGTCCGGAATGTGACGGACCGTACGGCGGTCATGTACCTGGGCAAGCTGTGCGAGATCCTTCCCTCTGTGGAGCTCTTCCACTTCCCTATGCATCCGTACACGGTCCTGCTTGCCAGTGCCTCCGACGACTCGTCGGACAGCGCGGGAATCGAGGTGAAGACGGACGAGATGCCCTCGGCGATGGCGCCTCCGGGCGGGTGCCGCTTTCGGACGCGATGTCCGTTCGCATCGAGCATCTGCGCGGAGGAGGAGCCGATGTTCCGGGAGCTGGGGCCGGGGCACTTCGTCGCGTGCCATCACCCGGTGACGATGCCCCGGACCATTCCTGTCAGAGCGGCGGAAGCCGTGGCGTCGTGA
- a CDS encoding iron-containing alcohol dehydrogenase family protein, translating into MQGTTEFIAPRVTLAGRGTTAKLGEYLVPRGFTTSSVLVVVDDHLRDNEAYLRLERGLRRAELSPTVIGGLGTEPDDGRIDEAAERARGVDYAYVIGVGGGSVMDAAKMLAVLVRNGGGAADWVGPIEPPGGIAPLAFVPSTCGTGAEVTRAAMVTVGGAKRISVSSRYPGGHVVLDPGILDGLPAAVIASTGLDALAHAAEAMMSKDRSWSTVRNSVSAIESLVANIEAAVRGDRDALEECFYASHAAGLALNAGVQLGHSVAYCIANVVHVPHGIASGLALPYCIAYNSRALDGSSTGKVLSRAVTGGLGDTLSDASASLDGLLSRLSMPRSLSDLGISASVAQGMADTCYGDYPRPANPAPLLLASLRDLFAAMHAGDLQAAFSASPGAGDGA; encoded by the coding sequence ATGCAAGGAACCACAGAGTTCATCGCTCCCCGCGTGACGCTGGCGGGTCGCGGGACGACGGCGAAACTCGGAGAGTATCTCGTCCCGCGAGGGTTCACGACGAGTAGTGTCCTGGTGGTCGTGGACGACCACCTGCGCGACAACGAGGCCTATCTGCGACTCGAGCGGGGCCTCAGGCGTGCCGAGCTCAGCCCGACGGTGATAGGGGGGCTCGGCACGGAGCCTGATGACGGGCGCATCGACGAGGCAGCCGAGCGAGCCCGGGGCGTCGACTACGCATACGTCATCGGCGTCGGGGGCGGGTCAGTGATGGATGCCGCCAAGATGCTCGCTGTGCTGGTGCGGAACGGCGGGGGAGCGGCCGATTGGGTAGGTCCGATCGAGCCGCCCGGAGGCATCGCGCCGCTGGCGTTCGTGCCCTCCACGTGCGGAACGGGGGCAGAAGTGACTCGTGCCGCGATGGTGACGGTGGGAGGCGCGAAGAGGATCTCCGTGTCGTCCCGGTACCCGGGCGGACACGTCGTCCTCGACCCGGGGATCCTCGACGGGCTCCCGGCAGCGGTGATTGCCTCGACAGGGTTGGACGCGCTCGCTCATGCTGCGGAGGCGATGATGTCGAAGGATCGTTCCTGGAGCACCGTCCGGAACTCGGTGAGCGCGATCGAGAGCCTGGTCGCGAATATCGAGGCGGCAGTGCGCGGGGATCGCGACGCGCTCGAGGAGTGCTTCTACGCCTCACATGCGGCGGGGCTCGCTTTGAACGCCGGCGTGCAGCTGGGGCATTCGGTCGCCTATTGCATCGCCAATGTCGTCCACGTGCCCCACGGGATCGCCTCAGGGCTGGCGCTTCCGTACTGCATCGCATACAACTCGCGTGCGCTGGACGGCTCGAGCACGGGGAAAGTCCTCTCCCGTGCCGTGACCGGGGGTCTCGGTGACACTTTGTCCGACGCCAGCGCGAGTCTAGACGGCCTGCTCTCGCGCTTGTCCATGCCCAGATCCCTCTCCGACCTGGGGATTTCAGCGAGTGTCGCGCAAGGCATGGCCGACACCTGCTATGGGGACTATCCGCGCCCCGCCAATCCGGCACCACTGCTGTTGGCTTCGCTTCGAGACCTCTTCGCAGCGATGCACGCCGGGGACCTGCAGGCGGCCTTTTCCGCGAGCCCCGGTGCGGGCGACGGAGCATGA
- a CDS encoding acetate--CoA ligase family protein codes for MGARQKGDDVRSQRISHIKQLLDPSSIAVVGASNDAEKIGGRPLQILSQRGYEGRLYPVNPKYETIQGLPAYADISDLPSDVEMYIFCVPAQATDELVEKAAAHGAKAGVILSGGFAEVGPEGARLQERLRRIANEHDLALLGPNSLGLASFTNRVCATFATTLSTMPSIEPGDVALLSQSGGTAFNLFTESYWAGARFSHVIATGNEAGLAFADYLSFLATDDATKSVVGYLEGVSDGGELAAALEALRAAGKPVYLLKAGVSEHGRRSVASHTAQFAGDDSAYGALFDRTGVIRLESMDDLVDVSRALTVYPRTDRLAVGTNSGGATAYISDACDRFGVRLADLSSDTGAALGARLPAFAGLSNPVDFTPQVITDHEILADTLQTLDADTDVDGLLVFLGSMEYLHEELLDVLVRTRPTLRNPLSVAWLGVSDEVRAKAAKAGLAVSGDPLRIVRGIGMVQRGRERLADEIAVIEPGEVPVDVTGVQIPDLSHLDEAAATSLLAQLGTRVPASIEISREQDAVAAAERIGYPVFLKLVEPFIAHRARVGAIVGGIQDSTQLANAHQRLVDSFGMSRGIVVEEIPPGPDLMVGVMSDRTFGTRAVIGAGGIWANEIGDLRTIIPPYDAPYLQRELVKLRIFPQIQAAAADIAALAHDLSRVFRRLDALVRSGSLTEFECNPVRIVDGEAIVLDALALRAGDPS; via the coding sequence ATGGGCGCCCGCCAGAAAGGGGATGATGTGAGATCGCAACGGATTAGTCATATCAAGCAGCTGCTGGATCCCTCGAGCATCGCGGTCGTCGGAGCGTCCAACGACGCGGAGAAGATCGGGGGTCGTCCCCTGCAGATTCTGTCCCAGCGCGGATACGAGGGACGGCTCTACCCCGTGAACCCCAAGTACGAGACGATCCAGGGCCTGCCCGCGTACGCGGACATCTCCGACCTGCCTTCCGACGTCGAGATGTACATCTTCTGCGTGCCCGCACAGGCCACCGACGAACTGGTGGAGAAGGCGGCTGCGCACGGAGCGAAGGCGGGCGTGATACTCAGCGGCGGGTTCGCCGAGGTCGGTCCAGAGGGAGCTCGGCTGCAGGAGAGGCTGCGGCGGATCGCAAACGAGCACGATCTGGCATTGCTCGGCCCGAACAGTCTCGGGCTGGCCTCCTTCACGAACCGCGTTTGCGCGACGTTCGCGACCACCCTCAGCACGATGCCGTCCATCGAGCCGGGCGACGTCGCTTTGCTGTCGCAGAGCGGCGGGACCGCCTTCAACCTGTTCACCGAATCGTACTGGGCGGGCGCACGGTTCTCGCACGTCATCGCGACGGGCAACGAGGCGGGACTCGCCTTCGCCGACTACCTGTCGTTCCTGGCCACCGATGACGCCACGAAGTCGGTGGTCGGCTATCTGGAGGGCGTCAGCGATGGCGGGGAGCTCGCCGCAGCTCTCGAGGCGCTGCGCGCAGCGGGCAAACCGGTGTACCTGTTGAAGGCCGGCGTCTCGGAGCACGGTCGCCGCTCGGTCGCCTCTCATACCGCCCAGTTCGCGGGTGACGACTCGGCCTACGGCGCGCTTTTCGACCGCACGGGCGTCATACGACTGGAGAGCATGGACGATCTTGTCGACGTCTCGCGTGCACTCACCGTCTATCCGCGGACGGATCGCCTCGCGGTCGGCACGAACTCAGGTGGCGCGACGGCATACATCTCAGACGCGTGCGACCGTTTCGGCGTGCGCTTAGCGGATCTCTCTTCGGACACCGGGGCGGCGTTGGGGGCGCGCCTGCCGGCGTTCGCTGGATTGAGCAATCCCGTCGACTTCACTCCGCAAGTCATCACAGATCATGAGATCCTCGCCGACACGTTGCAGACGTTGGACGCCGATACCGACGTGGATGGTCTGCTCGTCTTCCTCGGCAGCATGGAGTACTTGCACGAAGAGCTGCTCGACGTGCTCGTGCGCACCCGCCCGACGCTTCGCAACCCGCTGTCGGTCGCCTGGTTGGGGGTCAGCGACGAGGTGAGGGCGAAGGCGGCGAAAGCCGGGCTGGCCGTCTCCGGGGATCCCCTGCGAATCGTGCGCGGCATAGGTATGGTTCAGCGTGGCCGGGAACGATTGGCTGACGAGATCGCCGTGATCGAGCCGGGAGAAGTCCCGGTCGACGTGACGGGGGTGCAGATCCCCGACCTCTCCCACTTGGACGAGGCCGCCGCGACCTCGCTTCTGGCTCAGTTGGGGACCCGGGTACCGGCGAGCATCGAGATCAGCCGCGAGCAGGATGCCGTCGCGGCCGCTGAGAGGATCGGGTATCCGGTCTTCCTGAAGCTCGTCGAGCCCTTCATCGCGCACCGGGCACGGGTGGGCGCCATCGTCGGCGGCATCCAGGATTCCACTCAGCTCGCCAACGCTCATCAGCGGCTGGTCGACTCGTTCGGTATGAGCCGAGGGATCGTGGTGGAAGAGATCCCGCCCGGCCCGGACCTGATGGTCGGTGTGATGAGTGACCGCACGTTCGGGACGCGGGCCGTAATCGGTGCCGGGGGGATCTGGGCCAACGAGATCGGTGATCTCCGCACGATCATCCCTCCCTACGATGCCCCCTATCTTCAGCGCGAGCTGGTCAAGCTGAGGATCTTCCCGCAGATCCAGGCTGCGGCAGCCGATATCGCGGCCTTGGCTCATGACCTCTCACGCGTCTTCCGTCGGCTGGATGCTCTCGTGAGATCCGGATCGCTCACCGAGTTCGAATGCAACCCGGTGCGAATCGTGGACGGGGAAGCCATCGTCCTGGACGCGCTCGCTTTGCGAGCAGGTGACCCCTCGTGA
- a CDS encoding citryl-CoA lyase, whose translation MNDASWHVGGLDIATAVGHANAERIEFREHDLVDDLMGVVGYSELLLLAVTGRSPLPEHVRVADAVLVCLADHGMQPSALSARLTYFSAPDAVQGALAAGILGAGSSLLGSMEQAGRLLDTIAAVVEGGAPEDEAVRGCVSSVLSDGGKVPGFGHRLHRAGDPRAARLLRVARENNVASDEVRRLELVGQSVGDRTGRTLHVNATGAAAALLLGMGVPWQLHRGFSVASRIVGLLAHIGEEMTRPVTPAVRDALRSASWLVEDE comes from the coding sequence GTGAACGACGCCTCTTGGCACGTCGGAGGGCTCGACATCGCGACCGCCGTCGGGCATGCGAACGCCGAACGCATAGAGTTCCGTGAGCACGATCTTGTCGACGATCTCATGGGCGTCGTCGGGTACTCGGAGCTGCTGCTCCTCGCCGTCACGGGTCGTTCTCCGCTCCCCGAGCACGTGCGCGTCGCGGATGCCGTCCTCGTGTGTCTGGCCGACCACGGAATGCAGCCCAGTGCGCTGAGCGCCCGGCTCACGTACTTCTCCGCACCGGACGCCGTGCAGGGTGCGCTCGCGGCCGGGATTCTCGGCGCGGGGAGCTCCCTGCTCGGCTCCATGGAGCAGGCCGGCCGGCTGCTTGACACGATCGCGGCCGTGGTAGAGGGTGGCGCCCCGGAGGACGAGGCGGTCCGCGGCTGCGTGTCCTCGGTCCTGTCCGACGGAGGGAAGGTACCCGGATTCGGGCATCGCCTGCATCGGGCAGGTGACCCGCGCGCCGCCCGGCTTCTGCGCGTGGCGAGGGAGAACAATGTCGCCTCTGACGAGGTCCGGCGTCTGGAGCTGGTGGGTCAGTCCGTGGGCGATCGCACCGGCCGCACACTGCACGTCAATGCGACGGGCGCCGCTGCGGCCTTGCTACTAGGGATGGGGGTGCCATGGCAACTGCATCGCGGGTTCTCCGTCGCCAGCCGGATCGTCGGCCTCTTGGCGCATATCGGCGAGGAGATGACGAGGCCCGTGACGCCCGCCGTCCGTGACGCCCTTCGGAGCGCGAGCTGGCTCGTGGAGGACGAATGA
- a CDS encoding FAS1-like dehydratase domain-containing protein, whose amino-acid sequence MPSDVGAELVPPAFLSAQYVDAFALGIPDSPVRLNGGNSCRWHADVRVGDALERQSSVAGATRKQGRSGTLDIFDIATVYRRIDTGREVATLGYTAIRRYPAAHDGSLAPKRHDNAVPDDATLVLSATASPRQVVTYAVATDDLYEAHYDADYAREREFDGPILHGLLKMAWFARAALQVAGPDYVVQEIASTYLGTDLVKDEFLVSVRRSGPADADAPDRMSLEIFGGTRPGHYSTIGSAIVRRNGSFAGR is encoded by the coding sequence ATGCCGAGCGACGTCGGAGCGGAGCTCGTGCCTCCGGCCTTTCTCAGCGCGCAGTATGTCGATGCATTCGCGCTCGGAATACCCGATTCGCCCGTCCGACTGAATGGCGGGAACAGCTGCCGGTGGCATGCGGATGTACGAGTCGGCGACGCTCTGGAACGGCAGTCGTCCGTCGCCGGCGCAACGCGCAAGCAGGGACGCAGCGGGACTTTGGACATCTTCGATATCGCCACCGTCTACCGGCGGATCGACACCGGACGGGAGGTGGCGACGCTCGGCTACACGGCCATCAGACGCTATCCGGCGGCCCACGACGGCTCCCTAGCGCCGAAAAGGCACGACAACGCTGTTCCGGATGACGCGACGCTCGTGCTCTCCGCCACGGCGAGTCCGAGGCAGGTAGTCACCTACGCGGTCGCGACGGACGATCTCTATGAAGCGCATTACGACGCCGACTATGCGCGGGAAAGAGAATTCGACGGCCCGATCCTGCATGGATTGCTGAAAATGGCGTGGTTCGCGCGGGCTGCGCTTCAGGTGGCGGGTCCGGACTATGTCGTGCAAGAGATCGCGTCCACCTACCTGGGCACCGATCTGGTGAAGGACGAGTTCTTGGTCTCCGTCCGGAGGTCTGGACCGGCCGACGCGGATGCGCCCGACCGAATGTCTCTCGAGATCTTCGGTGGGACGAGGCCAGGCCACTATTCCACAATCGGGAGCGCGATTGTCAGAAGGAACGGCTCATTCGCCGGACGTTGA